The following is a genomic window from Vidua chalybeata isolate OUT-0048 chromosome 29, bVidCha1 merged haplotype, whole genome shotgun sequence.
agcttctctgggcacctgtgtcagggcctcagcaccctcacaggtaagaattccttcccaatatcccatctaaccctgccctctggcagtggaagccattcctcTTTGTCACTCCATCCCTTATCCAAATTCCTTCCAGCTTTGTCATGGATGAAGAGCCCACACCCTGGGAATCCCCATTCCTGGGGGTATTTAACACATGTGGATTTAACATGTGGTATTTAACacatgtgtggatgtggcacttagggacatggttcagtggtggccttggcagtgctgcagaaatgcttGGACTCGATAGTCCCAGCggtgttttccaacctgaatgacCCTCCAGCTTTTTCCTGGTGAAGACAGAACTCTGGAGAGCAACCTCAGCTTTCTGCTTTTGCCATTtaggaaatgtattttctgcctttaatATCAACCTGTCCAGCGCTTTCCCCCGTGGCTTTGAACCCCCTTTTGGACACTCCAAAccccccccgcagccccccccaGGTCGCTCCCCCCGTTCACCTTTATGGACGCCTGTAGCTGGGAGATGAACTGATCGTAGATGCTCCTGgtcagctggggctgcagcttgTAGAAGCAGCGGTAGCAGTTGGCAAACCTCTGGTAGCTGCAAGGAGGGCAGGATCGGGACCGGGCTCACGGTGGGGCCGGGCCAGGCCCGGAGCCGGCTGCGGGGCTGTTCCCGCGGATCCGGTGGGCTCAGGGCTCCCTCCCCGCTCCCGCCTCACCTCCCGGCGGTCACCAGTTTCTCCAGGAACGTGTCCACCACGGTGCTGAACACCTGGGCtcgccccggggccgccgccggggccgggccgtcCCCGCCatcgccgcccgccgccgccgccatcgccgCCCGTTGGCCggggccccgcccccgcgggAAGAACGCGCGGGAAGGGAGCGCGCGGGAAGGGAACGCGCGGGAAGAACGCGCGGGAAGAACGCGCGTGAAGGGAACGCGCGGGAAGGGAACGCGCGGGAAGAACGCGCGTGAAGGGAACGCGCGGGAAGAATGCGCGGGAAGAACGCGCGGGGTTTTGTGCCGCTCGGCGGGACCGCCCCGCCCGGCGCTGCCGGTCCGAACCGAACCGCGGCCAAACCCGCCGCGGTGAGAAACTGCCGCCCtggcggcgcggggccgcgcccggccccgAAGGGAAGCAGCGCGACAAAGCGTCCTTCTCTCCCCAGTGCTCCTGGAAATGCCcgccctgccccccccccccccagcgacttttagagaaataaaaccatcgAGCCTGGAGAattcaaggagaaaagaagcagCGAAGTTCAGCTCGgttagagaataaaaaaaaaaaaaagcgacATTTCCCATGTAACCGCCAACCAGGAGCCAGCCCGCGCCCTGGGGGCGGCTCTGGGTCACAGCTGCTTGCAGGCATTCCACGTGCTCCAGCCGGCTCTCCCTGCCTCGCTCAGCCACTGAGCAGCCACTGAGCAGCCACTGAGTTCTCAGGCAGCTCACGTCCCTCTCTCTCCCAGCCCTAGTCCAAAGGGTGAAGCCCTTTCTGTGACaagacaaaaagcagcagcctccCCTGGTGTGGAGAGTCATGTGCTTTTAAACGCAGGCACCAAACTGAAGGTCTCTCACGTTTATTAGTTGTCAAGGACGTTGCTGGTTACGAGAGGAACATTAAGTTTGACAGTGTCTCCCCACACTGGTGCTGCCGCCCCTCTGTTCTGCACACTGGGACTGGCCCTGCTGCACCTGGCAGAGGTTGATCGTTATTGTTCCTGTTAATATTAGGGTTAACATCCTGCTGCCTTGTGATTTGGGGTGCTgttgttctgcttttcagagcACAATCTATTATTAGAGCAAGAGCCGACTGGTGTCAACTTTTAAACGACAAACACGTGACCAGAGCAGGTGCAGAAGGTGCTGCTCCAACAACACCAGCGGCTCCAGCATCCAGTGCCTTTCTGAGCActgcaagaaacaaaaatgggaTGAAGAGGGCTCTGACGACTCACCCACAGCCCCACCAGAGCACTGCACCTTAGAATCAAGCTCTGCCCTTAGCAGAGAAGCCTCTCCcatctcagcagcagcttcagcactCTCCATCTCCAGCAGGCACGGTGGCATGTCCAGTgcctgctgggcagggacaactgGGACGAAGGGCAGAGCCACGCTTGGTGAGTCCCCTCAGGAAGAGACAGCCAAgtggagcccagcagcagccacaggtcAGCAGGATCAACACCTCAACCAAAATTCCTGGTTATGGCAGAAGGGGAATGGAGGTGGTGCACTCTGTTGTGTGGAGGTGCACCCCGAACCCCCCTGGACGTGGCTGACCCAGATGAGCACCACGTGTGGGCTGGCAGCATGAAAGGCAAATCTCAACCACCAAGAGCAGCAGAGTGCAGTCAAgcaatcccctccctcccctcccctccccaaaaagCAGCCTCTGGTTTCGTCCCCCTGAAGTTTTCACCTGGTAAAATACACAGACCATAGCTCAGGCTTCTGATCCAGCAATTGTGCAAAACATTatccctgcccttcccaaacTGGATGGGCAGAATTTAAACTCATGAAGTGAACCAACACTTCTTATTCAATATAAACATGCCTGTCAGGTTTGAACCGGATCAAAAGCCAGCACAAGGTTTTTCCTTCCCCACGTCCCATCTAATTATAGCCCAAAGCCCATTCAGTTCtcatccagctgctggcagcaccatGATCAAACACTTCCAAACTGCATTTCTGGCCTTAAACTAGCTAAGGTGGGAAGTGGCCACAGCCACTCTGAACATGCAGGATTGACACACTGAACGAGGCCACGGGACAACCATTCACTTCTCCAGAAATCAGAATAAGCttccctaaaataaaaaaaaaattaaattacaacaGATTAAAAACACAGGTTAGGTGTCAAAACTGCCATCAGCTAATTCCAAacagccagctcagctcccaaCTTGCTATCAGCCAGCTTGCTGTTTGGAGGATGAGAGACAGGGAACATTTTCCAAGAATATACAAAACAAGTATGTAGATCTATTCAAAACGCAGGAAATCAGGTCTGAAGTAGTTCCAGGTTACTCTTGTCTCACATCttctagaaataaaagcagGTGATTGGAGAATGTCACTTGTCTATTTTCTGCTTCCAGCTTCCCACAGTACAACTGCCACTAGAGACATCCCAGCAGAGGgtcctgctgcaggctgtgagACTCCTTGGAAGTTTGgcaaagatgaaaataatttaaagagaaTAAACTGGCTTTTTGCTTAAGCCAGTAagtctttaattaaaaaaaaaggaattaataacTCGCCAGGATGCATTCACACACCTAGAATGGACTGTTCCAGGCAAAGAGCACTGCCAAAGGTCACAGTTtaagcaaaaccagcagcagacCATTGCATGACACTCAAATCTAAAGAGGTGAAGTGCAGTTGCTTTTGCATCTGCCTTGTGCTGTGAAACCAGCCAGAGacaaaggcacagcagctgcGTCGCATCCCAGGCTCTCCCCTGCCACAGACCAGACTCAGAGAGTTCACAGGAAGGTTCTCCTCCACCAGCTGCCTCTACCAGTGCCTTGAGTCCACCAGCTCTGGGCGCAGGCTCAGCTTCTTCAGCGTTTCATACCCCACCACGATGACGATGGTGGAAGGAGTGGCCGAAATGATGCGGGCAGAGAGGCCTTTAGTCAGCCCCCAGGGACCTTCCTCTGCAATGAGCTGCTTGAAGGTGAGAATGATGGAGCTCTTGCCTTCCACCTGCAATGCCAGAACAAACATTGACAGAGCTGCCAGACTCCACagtgagctgctctggggctctgctgcAACCGAACGCTCTGGAGACAACAGATCAGCCAGTCCAACAGCCTTGATCTGCTCTCCAGAACTCCCTGAGGAGGGGAGCACAAAAAGCACAAAGTCCTaaggaggcagcaggaagcagcaccTCTCCCTTTCTGAAGAGAAAGCCTGTCTgagcaggccaggctggcactgccagcctgggctcctctTGCTAATGCTGAGGGCCAATTAAACACCCACTACCCAGGATGAAAGGCCCAGGGAGAACAGGGAAGCAGCTCACCTGAAACCACAGAGATGAGAGCCCAGGCTGAACCCCACCCTGCACTGTGCCAAGCACGCTGAGCTCTTACCTGGACCCGAGCCCTCACCACATCCATGGGGTTGGTGAGGGTGgaagctgtggcagctgcaaGTGGCCCTGATATCGCTTGCAGAAGGAGGTGGGGACAGTCCTTAGGAGTCAAACTCGAAAGCTGTTCTGGGaacaggagagagaggaaactTTCAGACTTTCAGTGGGTGCTTATCATCTCCTCAACTCCACCCTCTAACTCCAGCTGATTTGTAGTGGGCAGAATCCTTGGTGTACAGCCTGCCAGCTCCTCCCACAGAATCTCGAAGTGGTGCTTCCTACAGCACCCCAGAaagctggcacagcacagggagcaggactCATCACACTGGTGGCTCCAGGACACTCCCCATGCTTTGTCCCACAGCCTCTCATCAGCTGCCTCTCTGGCTCCCCAGGCCTGTGGGGCAAACTGGACAGAATAAGCTTCCACGTCCCCAAAACAGGGCATGAAAATAACCACCCTCTTTAGAAGGTGGAGGAAGCCTTAAGACAAGGCTCCATTGGAAGGTGTCTGCAGAGATTTGTACAGAAAGCTGTCACTACTGGGCACAGTCCAGGAGATACCCTGGCACCCCACTGTGGATCCCTAAGGAGAAAAGCACCATGTAGTGCTCATCCCAGatttcctccctctgctcctgctgcctggccaaTAAGATTTGAATCTCCCACACTTTTATTGGTTAAAGTTGGACAGAAGAGTGCTCAAATCCCCGTGTTTTGTACGATGAGGAAGCCTGtctggcaggagggaaggaagcagcTCTGTTTGAGACCTTGAACACTGGAATCAGGGCCAGCAGTGTCCTTTGCACCTGATGAGGGTTCAGTgacccctgctgctgctccaggaacagAGGACTGGGAAATGCAGCCAAAGCAGATTTCATTGACAGCTGGGGCTTATGTTTCCCATCATCTCGATGTCCACTGAGAAGACAGGGAAAGAGCAAACACCTGGAAGCTGAGAGATCCATATCAACTGCCTTTTCTTACATGCCCTCCTTTGAGCCCTTTTGGCATGAAAATCTTACAGTTTGTACACTGGGTCTTGGTCTTACAAACTGTTGACATGGAGACTTGATGGGAGCAGTCCCACAAAGTACAGCCCAACGTGCCAAGCTGCCACTGCCATTTAAATGCAGCACCAATGCTTCCTCTAGCTACCAGAACTCTGTAAAGTACACAGGACCTTTGAGACATCTGGGTTTTGAAGAACAGGTTGCATCTTGACCTCCAAGATGTACTTTAGGCCCAGTACAGCAAACCCCAAACTGCTCATTACCACCACCTTTTGGCAGACATTAGGTAAATAGATGCCTAAGAACCATGTGCAAAGCTGCACGGCAGAAATCTAAAGGATCATCAGAGGTGGAAGTAAACCTTAGCTGGCCAACACTTTTAGCCTTTGGAAACACCCTAAGGAGTATGAGAACTGAGCTAGGGAGAAAGAACTTTCTACTGAGTGCAGTTTTCCATCACAAGACTCAGTGCCAATTTTAAAGTTGCCAAAAGCAACACCTGACAGAAATCCAGGGAAGATTTGGCCCTTGTCTCTGCCTGCTGTTTGGTTTTGCCATGAGATTTCTGGCTCTAAAAGTCCCTTTGCCATATATGAGATGCCTGAGTTCACATGAACTGAAAGATGAACTATACTTACATGGTGGCTCCAAAACTCTGCCTTCCTCACTCCCGTGGAGAAGGCACTATTTGGGATTAGTGGAAGAGAAAGTTAAAGCAGGTGCTTGAAGCCCCACTTGCCTGGAGCCATCCAGTTTGAAGTCCTATAGCACTCAGACCTCTTGTTCTGCACTGAAACACTGCTGCTCTGTTAAACTTCCACCCAGTATCTGCAGAATTCCCACACATCCAGATGTAGCTCCTTAGTTCAGGACAGATTCTGCTCCCACCCCCAGAGAGAAAGCAAATCACGCTGAATCCACAGTGTCAAGGGTCCATCCGAGGGGCTTCTGGCTCTCCTGGGATAAGATAAATTTCAAGCCTCCTTTCACTTACCAGCATAGAAGTGGTAGAAGGGCCACCAGACCGCACTGTTGGGAATATAAGTGAGCAGCGAGGCCACATAACCCCTGTAGAAGCCTCTAAAACCGTCAGCCTTGAAAATCTGTACAATGATGTCCTTGGTTTGGCCAAAGACCAGCAGACGCTTGCCATCTTGGGTCTGCACCTTGAACCTGCCCATGCTTTCCCCCTTCCTCTGCATCATGAGGTGCTGGGAGATGACATCGATGGGTACCGTGATGCTCTGGGCCACCAGGGAGGCCGAGCCACCGGCCACCAGGGACTTCACAGCGTTGTTGTTGTTGTACCGTGACACGTACTTCCGGGTGAGCTCGTATGTCGTCACGTAGCACTGTCCTGAGATCAGGGTGAAGGTGTTGACCAAGAAGCCACGGTAGAGCCCAGCCGTCCCTTCTGTCCGCAGGATTTTCACAAAGGCGTCGAAAGTCCCGTTGTACAGGCTCTTGCCCTTCTGGACCTGCAGCCGCGTCCGGATCAGCGTGAAGGGGTAAACGCTCACCCGGATCATCATAGTCATGCAAATCCCAAACACGTAGAATTTCCTTTTGTCCAGGTGCTCCCACTCAATGATGGGGATGTTCCGTTTGTCCTCCATGGCTCCCTGGGGTCAGGCAGGAGAGGTCCAGATCTCCCTCAAAGGTGCAGAGCAGATCCAGGCCCAGCCTTCCAGCCTTGACCAACCAGACTGCAAGTGCTGGCACCTGAAATGAGAGACCCCCTTGGGTAGAGGACAAAGCCCCACTCGCTACAACCGCCCACATCACCTCAACCTTGGCTGACTCTCCTCGAGCACACAGCAAGCCCTTGCTCAGCATCGTGCTGGCCAAGCAGAGGGACTGCAACCTCCAGAGGCAGGGCCCTACCATGTGCCTGATGGTGACACCTTCTGATGTCACTGTGGCTGTTttctgagctccagcagcagctctcaccaCAGCCCAGACTGCTctgtggaaaagcaaagctCCCATGCTTTCAGAAGCAGATGAGCACCgctccagcagcacacacaccTTTTAAAGGACACGCAAGATCAGGGATGGCCAACCaaagcagcttctccccagTCATTCCAGGTCTGTGATGCTCCCAGGTGTCAGGACGTCACTTTTCAGTTGCAGGATCTGTACAAAGAAGAAAGTGACAAATCCTTTTGTGTTCCTAGATTCCCTGCATGAATTAGACCCACTTCTTTGGGCACTTCCATTCTTATCTTCCTAAAGCTGGAGGGTGATGAGAAGGTGAAAAGAACAACAATGGGAAAACAAGGCAAGACAGCCATGTAGAGTCTCCACGCTGATGACCAAGATCCTGAAAAGAAGGGGTTAAATCACAGCCCAGGCTCTCTCTGTTGAGCTGCTTGTCAGCTACATGAGCAAAGTTCACCCTCCCTTCCAACACTCCATCGTTGCTCCTGGTCTGATAAGCCCCCTTCCACTGTAGGTTGTGCTCAGAGCACCAGGAatggggaggatgaggagggaggggctggttcagcctcccccagccccaattGCTGCAGCTCATCACCAGGTCCCAGCAGGCACCAACTGCTTCtccacagccaggctcctggtactttcagctgctgcaattAGTCAATTAACTTGCTGCATGATTAACCAAGCTTGGGCTAAGGGAACCTACACACAGggccaggcagcaggagaagcacagCTCAGAGAATCACCCAAAACAACATGGACCAGTTCACTGCTGGTAAGGACTTACTTTcacatcaaattaaaaaaaaacctggggTGTTTGGGTGGCTGAACTTTTGGGAAAGGCTTAGACTGCAGCTGGATCATAACTTGTATTCCAGGCACTGGAAGTGTGTGTGCCAAGGCACGAGCTGGAttgctggagagcagagctaGAGCAAGAAGCAGGAACAGGAACAAGGGAGCCAAAACCTTGATCTGAAAACAGATTCACCAAGTGAGAACTCAAAGGGATGGGCAGTCACCACCACACACTGATTTGGGGCACTTTACATTACCAAGCCATAACATCAGTGCCTAAAGGAGCTCCAAGGGAGAGGCACTTGGGACaagagcctggagtgacaggacagatggaatggcttcccactgacCAAGAGCAGGCTTagatgggatgttgggaaggaattgctccctgtgagggtgggcaggccctggcacagggtgcccagagaagctgtggctgcccctggatc
Proteins encoded in this region:
- the SLC25A44 gene encoding solute carrier family 25 member 44; amino-acid sequence: MEDKRNIPIIEWEHLDKRKFYVFGICMTMMIRVSVYPFTLIRTRLQVQKGKSLYNGTFDAFVKILRTEGTAGLYRGFLVNTFTLISGQCYVTTYELTRKYVSRYNNNNAVKSLVAGGSASLVAQSITVPIDVISQHLMMQRKGESMGRFKVQTQDGKRLLVFGQTKDIIVQIFKADGFRGFYRGYVASLLTYIPNSAVWWPFYHFYAEQLSSLTPKDCPHLLLQAISGPLAAATASTLTNPMDVVRARVQVEGKSSIILTFKQLIAEEGPWGLTKGLSARIISATPSTIVIVVGYETLKKLSLRPELVDSRHW